The Legionella jordanis genomic sequence TGCTTGCATCAATCTTTGCCCACCTGGTGGTGCGCCCCTGGTTAAAGCCCTGGGCAACTTATTAGACGTTGATCCACACCCTTATTTGGCCAATGCCCAAGCGAATACACGTGCACCCTCTGTGGCATTGATTCGCGAAGCAGAATGCATTGGCTGTACCAAATGCATTCAAGCTTGTCCTGTGGATGCCATTATTGGCAGTGGTAAATTAATGCACTCCGTTCTTAGCCAGGAGTGCACCGGTTGTGGTCTTTGCATTGAGCCCTGTCCGGTTGATTGCATTGAAATGCAGGTACTTCCTGAGTCCAGCTTTGATAAAGCCTTGGCAAGGCAACGATTCAATGCAAGGAAGGCTCGATTTATACGTATGGAGCAGGAAAAACAACAATTGTACCGAGAGAAACGAAGATTGGCCCAGCAAAATCAGAATGATTTGGATTTGAAAGCCAAACGGGAGTACATCTTGAAGGCTTTAGAGCGAGTGCAGGCAAAAAAGCCATGAATAAGGCCAAGCGACGCGCCATTTTTGAGCGTTTTAGGGCGCAAAACCCTCACCCTACGACGGAATTGGTTTATCACACACCTTTCGAATTGCTCATCGCTGTGATTTTATCCGCACATACAACAGACGTCAGCGTCAATAAAGCTACAATGAAATTGTTCCCTATAGCAAATACCCCCCAAGCCCTTTTAGATTTGGGGGAGGCGACGCTTAAATCCTACATCAAATCGATTGGCCTTTATAATAATAAAGCCAAAAATGTAATTAAAACCTGTCAGATTCTGGTCGAAAAACATGGTGGCCAAGTGCCCGATAATCGGGAGGACTTGGAGGAACTTCCTGGCGTAGGCCGTAAAACTGCTAATGTCGTCTTGAATACAGCCTTTGGTCAGCCCACCATGGCAGTCGATACGCATATTTTTCGTGTGTCAAACCGCACGGGTATTGCTAAAGGCAAAACTCCCGTGGCCGTAGAAAAAGAATTATTAAAACATGTGGATAAGGAGTTTTTGCATGATGCTCACCACTGGCTTATTCTCCATGGTCGCTATGTGTGCATAGCTCGTAAACCGAAATGCTACCAATGTCTCATCTGTGATCTTTGTGAATATAAAGAAAAGAACTTAACTCCTCCCCAATTGCCAAAATAAGCCAGTTTTGCATGCCGCTATTTTTCGGCATATTGCTCCTCTGTGGGGATAACATGCAAAAATTCAGCTACTCTGGTAATTTTTTATCGTTACTCATAGAATGGAAAATTCCAAAGGATTTGCAGGAGAACATCATGGGCTGGTGGGATAAAATTAAGGATAAGGCTGTTCAATGGGGGGCTGCTGTTTGGAACAATGCCTCATTCAGCAATGGCGTAACCAGTGTGGCCAATTTCTCCTATAGAACAATCAGCGAAGGACTGGAATTAATTCCTGCTATCCCTCGAACCGCAGTAAACAGCGTTTTCACCCCAAGGATTCGCAGGTTATTGCGAGGAGCAGGCCGCATCTTAGTTGAGGATGTTGCTGTGTTGGCCCTGGTCGATTGGGTTTATGCCAACATTCAAGACATGGGGCAAGACTATTTGGACGAACACCGAGAACCCTCCTTCGTGAGTGCTTCCACAACGATACAACTTGGATTATGGGGAGTAAGTGCCGCCTACTACTTATATTCCTACCCAAAACGTGCGCAAACCGCGTTAAGGATCGCCATTTTGGTAATGGACAGCAGCAATATTTTTGATAAAGACAGCAAGACTCCTACCATGACATTATGTGAGAGCCATGGCATAAAAGGGCTTCTAGAAGGCTCTTCCTTAGGCCACTATTCGTCTTTACTTGCCTTAAGCCCTATACGGCATATTCCTATCGTCGGCGAAATGGCCCACAGGGCAGGAGCAACTTATCTAAAAGGCCGCTATATACTTACGCTGACAACTCCCAGGCTTTGTGGTATTCACCAAGAGGAATACCGCCGGGAGTATCCAGAATTAGCTTTGTCCCTCGGAATTGCCCATGAGCTTCTCACCTGCCTGACACTCTTTCTAATGGAGAGCAGTACGGATCATGTGCTGTCATATCTTGGAATCCATGCGGGAATTCCGTCCCAGTATTATGCCGTTTATATTGATAGTCTCTTAATGATTGCAATGGTGGCCATAACTTCGCAAAGGGTTTTACCTCCACCAGTGGAAGCCTCACAGCGGGCTCGTGATCCGATTGAGCTGTGGGAGCGAACGGTTATTTTTCTTGTCGATGCCTTAATTATTGGCCTAAGAAAAAAGCTTCCCCCTCTGTTCAAAGATAACCCTGCGCCACTGCTGCCCTGGAAAGAAATACCAGGACGGATCCAGGCTTTATGGTTCCATCCACATTTTCAAAATTATTTTAAACCGCTGCTGCCCAGTTTATTCCATGATTTGGAGCATTTTAAGCGAGACCCGGTTATTCCTTGGGCAAGCTTCAGAAATCGCGTGATTAAGATTACTTCAATCATTGAAGACATCCATGAAAAGGCGAAGCCTGTTCTTTTGCTGCCGACAAGTGCAACAACCAATGTGGTGCTTCCCCCTATAGCGAGTTATTTCGGCGTACCAAAATTGCCCAAATTTTTGGTGGAATTGCTGTTGAATCTTTTGGGTAATTCAGATTTATATATGGCTTTGCATTCCATACGTACCAGAGTAGAGGCACACTATCCAGGTGAGCGACCGTCTCTTCCCAGATTTACCGGTTTTCCGCTTCATAGAGGGCTTGCTGAAATTAAGGGTCAACCCCAGGATTTAACGGTTTTTGCTGACAAAGGAACTCTGGACCCGCATCTCGTGATTCCTTTGCCTATAAAATCTGCAGTAAAAATAGAAGAAATTGAGGATAAAGAGAAGAAAGACTCTGTGGATACGTTCAAGCAAGAGCTCACGCCGGATATGGTTATCAGTACCGTTCGCAGAAGACGGCCAGAACAGAGCAACTCAGCAATGGAAAGCAGGCCAAGTCACGGAGGAATTTTCAAAACCCAGCTTGATCCTAAACTTATATTGGCACCCAGGGGGAATGTTTCTCCAGACAGAAGTAGTTTGCAAACCAACTCTTCCCTGTTTAACTGAGGGTGCTGTTTATCCCCATCTACCATGCGTGGGGATAAACGAAGTACATTGCCAGATTATTGGGCGCAATTGCCAAAATTTGCAAAAAGAATCTTGGAAGTGTTATATTACTGCGCATTTTAGAACTTAACCGTGCATGGTTGGGTCTTTGTAACGTGAGTATCCTTACTGTATGACCACTTCCTTGACTAGACCTCAGACGCAAAGCTATCTGTTCCTCACAATGAGTATGATTACCTGTCTAATCCTACTCATCAATGTATCGTTCAAAATCATTGAGCTTCATGGACTAATTTTTACCGCCAGTAGCTTTGTCTGTCCTATTGTGGCCATCATCTATTTATTCGTGTTGAAGGAATGCACCATCACTGAACAAAGACATGTGCTCAATCAGTCCTTGCTAGCCCTTTATGTGTTTTCAATTGGAATTTACTTGCTGGTCAACTTGCCGGCAGCAGAATACATGCACGATAATCCTGCCTATCAAATTGTTTTTGAAGACATTCCGAAAAAATTCTTTGCATCTACTTTAGCTTTTGCTTTGGGCTTTTATTTGCCTCATTTGATATGTTGCGCCAAGAAAAAGGAATTACTTTTTTCTTCCAAAAAAAGACTTTTACTGGCTCTTTTTGGCGGTTTTTTCTTTTTTACATTAGATTTTCTTTTGCTATTTTCCGATCCTCATGCCCATAGTTTTGATCGCATTTATTTTGATTCCTTACTGATTGTGGCCGTAATTCTTTTTACCACAGGCATCATTTATCTCAGTTGTTTATTGTTTGCCAAGCATATTACCTGGTCTTTTGACAAAGCTGTTCCTGAGTATTTGACGCAACCATCCTACCATTATCTGGTGGGTTTTGCAGTGACCATCATGCTGATTTGTTTGGCTTGTGAGTATCGCCTGGT encodes the following:
- a CDS encoding RnfABCDGE type electron transport complex subunit B; translated protein: MIEVKVIDELLPQTQCGECGYAGCLPYAEALAQGSACINLCPPGGAPLVKALGNLLDVDPHPYLANAQANTRAPSVALIREAECIGCTKCIQACPVDAIIGSGKLMHSVLSQECTGCGLCIEPCPVDCIEMQVLPESSFDKALARQRFNARKARFIRMEQEKQQLYREKRRLAQQNQNDLDLKAKREYILKALERVQAKKP
- the nth gene encoding endonuclease III, translated to MNKAKRRAIFERFRAQNPHPTTELVYHTPFELLIAVILSAHTTDVSVNKATMKLFPIANTPQALLDLGEATLKSYIKSIGLYNNKAKNVIKTCQILVEKHGGQVPDNREDLEELPGVGRKTANVVLNTAFGQPTMAVDTHIFRVSNRTGIAKGKTPVAVEKELLKHVDKEFLHDAHHWLILHGRYVCIARKPKCYQCLICDLCEYKEKNLTPPQLPK
- a CDS encoding VUT family protein, which encodes MITCLILLINVSFKIIELHGLIFTASSFVCPIVAIIYLFVLKECTITEQRHVLNQSLLALYVFSIGIYLLVNLPAAEYMHDNPAYQIVFEDIPKKFFASTLAFALGFYLPHLICCAKKKELLFSSKKRLLLALFGGFFFFTLDFLLLFSDPHAHSFDRIYFDSLLIVAVILFTTGIIYLSCLLFAKHITWSFDKAVPEYLTQPSYHYLVGFAVTIMLICLACEYRLVSFSNGWTLAASGILFPLAMMVSNLIAELYGYKANLRLTAVLILVELSFDLLLMGAVYLPSPEFFNLNPFYSFIIPRRIPAATLGLFVTFVSNAMLLEYLKKTSLGISRSWRILIANVIATSLLCLVNYSLLFAGIYPYEQVLGLSVSAWTFKVAATLFGLPVFWWLYNSLQKQTSARLLNSIS